From the genome of Flavobacterium luteolum, one region includes:
- a CDS encoding uroporphyrinogen decarboxylase: MAEYIGYLASVFIVGGFLLKNLRAIRFINMFGCICFVIYGIFLNDYRDFNQWLWPVIIPNAILAFVQIYYLTSKNDKS; encoded by the coding sequence ATGGCAGAATATATTGGTTATCTCGCATCTGTATTTATTGTTGGAGGTTTTTTGCTGAAAAATCTCCGAGCAATCCGATTTATTAATATGTTTGGCTGTATCTGTTTTGTCATTTATGGCATCTTTTTAAACGACTATAGAGATTTTAACCAATGGCTTTGGCCCGTAATAATTCCCAACGCTATTTTGGCGTTTGTACAGATTTATTATCTGACTTCCAAAAACGATAAATCTTAA
- a CDS encoding type II toxin-antitoxin system RelE/ParE family toxin: MEKEIIWSKAAKIQLEKIYFHIFKESKSKNIPNKVIDTIYNSVTILKTNWEIYELDEMKIPNNGSYRAYEIYSYRISYKITFNEIHILRIRHTSRNPKKL, encoded by the coding sequence ATGGAAAAAGAAATAATTTGGTCTAAAGCCGCTAAAATTCAGCTTGAAAAAATATACTTTCATATATTTAAAGAATCTAAAAGTAAAAATATCCCAAACAAAGTAATTGATACTATTTATAATTCTGTAACAATTTTAAAAACAAATTGGGAAATTTACGAATTGGATGAAATGAAAATTCCAAACAATGGAAGTTATCGCGCATATGAAATTTATAGTTATCGAATATCTTATAAAATAACTTTCAATGAGATTCATATTTTGAGAATTCGTCACACAAGTCGTAATCCAAAAAAACTATAA
- the rlmF gene encoding 23S rRNA (adenine(1618)-N(6))-methyltransferase RlmF, with translation MKAENNSQKDNLHPRNLHRNRYDFELLISNCPELKAFVSINKHGIETIDFSNPLAVKTLNKALLKTYYNIQNWDIPKDYLCPPIPGRADYIHYIADLLAESNNNQIPETSTVLGLDIGTGSNLIYPILGNSIYNWSFVGTDIDKKSIENCAKIIETNPELIDSISLQQQTEPRFIFKNIITPEDRFTFTMCNPPFHASAEEAHKSTSRKVSNLNPKEKRNTNPVLNFGGQNAELWCNGGEIGFITQMIYESAKYPSQVLWFTTLVSKKENLSSIYKILKKVNAVSVKTIEMSQGQKNSRIVAWSFLNDTEHNSWKF, from the coding sequence ATGAAAGCAGAAAACAATTCCCAAAAAGACAATTTACATCCAAGAAATCTTCATCGAAACCGATATGATTTTGAACTTCTCATTTCAAATTGTCCCGAATTAAAAGCTTTTGTTTCCATTAATAAACACGGAATAGAAACCATTGATTTCAGTAATCCGCTTGCAGTAAAAACATTAAACAAAGCTTTACTTAAAACGTATTACAACATTCAAAACTGGGATATTCCTAAAGATTATCTTTGCCCGCCAATTCCAGGACGTGCCGATTATATTCATTATATAGCCGATTTATTGGCCGAAAGCAATAATAATCAAATTCCAGAAACCAGCACTGTTTTAGGATTAGATATCGGTACAGGTTCGAATTTAATCTATCCGATATTAGGAAACTCAATTTACAATTGGAGTTTTGTTGGAACAGATATTGACAAAAAATCAATTGAAAATTGCGCTAAAATTATTGAAACCAATCCCGAATTAATTGATTCTATCAGCTTGCAGCAGCAAACTGAACCTCGATTCATTTTTAAAAATATTATCACGCCCGAAGATCGTTTTACATTCACGATGTGCAATCCGCCTTTTCATGCATCTGCCGAAGAAGCTCATAAAAGCACTTCTAGAAAAGTTTCTAATTTAAATCCGAAAGAAAAAAGAAATACAAATCCAGTTTTAAATTTTGGCGGACAAAATGCAGAATTGTGGTGCAACGGTGGCGAAATCGGATTTATCACGCAAATGATTTACGAAAGCGCTAAATATCCATCGCAAGTTTTGTGGTTTACTACTCTAGTTTCTAAAAAAGAAAATCTTTCATCGATTTACAAAATCTTGAAAAAAGTAAACGCCGTTTCTGTCAAAACAATCGAAATGTCGCAAGGGCAAAAAAATAGCCGAATTGTAGCTTGGAGTTTCCTAAATGACACTGAGCACAACTCTTGGAAATTTTAA
- a CDS encoding DUF6438 domain-containing protein — MKKLTLIFVIIFSNVAFGNKIDELKTDKDVEDFIKTVAPEFVKKVWKDFDYGNFRIVSTDSIYTNLKCQKIFNQSDINNWKKVDINNDGLTDLLFIPHYYGYSQYAIIDQGSNNFKLTRFIIDFSICEYVKPIKVKDKNELQIRKVNLPFDFDDNIEKYIKIDTLTYKFNSFIELNDKVIIDNKIKSIEVKTDYCFGTCPVFKLTINKNGLAEFDGIEFTKFRGKSIKQFDPKNVAEIFDLLNYIEIKKLKDYYEVNYTDASTATLDITFEDGSIKKIKDYGLSGTYGLSALYSKLTKLATETEWK, encoded by the coding sequence ATGAAAAAACTAACTCTAATATTCGTAATTATTTTTTCAAACGTAGCGTTTGGAAATAAAATAGATGAACTCAAAACAGATAAAGACGTTGAGGATTTTATCAAAACTGTAGCTCCTGAATTTGTTAAGAAAGTATGGAAAGATTTTGATTATGGAAATTTTAGAATCGTTTCAACAGACAGTATTTATACAAATTTAAAATGTCAGAAGATTTTCAATCAATCTGACATAAATAATTGGAAAAAAGTAGACATTAACAACGATGGACTAACTGATTTGCTTTTCATTCCGCATTACTATGGATATTCACAATATGCTATAATTGATCAAGGCAGTAATAATTTTAAACTAACTAGATTTATTATAGATTTTTCTATTTGCGAATATGTGAAACCAATTAAAGTTAAAGATAAAAATGAATTACAAATTCGAAAAGTAAATTTACCTTTTGATTTTGATGATAACATTGAGAAATATATCAAGATAGATACTTTAACATATAAGTTTAATTCTTTTATTGAACTTAACGACAAAGTCATCATTGATAATAAAATTAAATCTATAGAAGTTAAAACGGATTATTGCTTTGGAACCTGTCCAGTTTTTAAACTTACAATTAATAAAAATGGTCTAGCTGAGTTTGATGGTATAGAATTTACTAAGTTTAGAGGAAAATCAATAAAGCAATTTGACCCAAAAAATGTTGCCGAAATATTTGACTTATTAAATTATATAGAAATTAAGAAATTAAAAGATTACTACGAAGTTAATTATACTGATGCTTCAACAGCAACTCTTGACATAACTTTTGAAGATGGATCAATTAAGAAAATAAAGGATTACGGGTTAAGTGGTACTTATGGATTAAGTGCTCTGTATTCAAAACTAACCAAATTAGCAACAGAAACTGAATGGAAATAA
- a CDS encoding GNAT family N-acetyltransferase, which translates to MTENIEIIQTTELNEQAKKQVLDLWNSEYPEKLSYNSLTEFDNYLQNLSNLKHFLLTSDIGLILGWALTFDRDNEKWFAIILSEKIKGNGLGRKMLDKIKNTELVLNGWVIDHNNDKKKNGQEYISPLKFYEKCGFRILRDVRLELDKISAVKIKWQK; encoded by the coding sequence ATGACAGAGAATATTGAAATTATACAGACAACTGAACTAAACGAACAAGCAAAAAAGCAAGTGCTTGACTTATGGAATAGCGAATATCCTGAAAAACTTTCATACAATAGTTTGACTGAATTTGACAATTATCTGCAAAACTTAAGTAACCTTAAGCATTTTTTGTTGACAAGTGACATAGGCTTAATTTTGGGGTGGGCTTTGACATTTGACAGAGATAATGAGAAGTGGTTTGCTATCATTTTATCAGAAAAAATAAAAGGAAATGGATTAGGACGAAAAATGCTAGACAAAATTAAAAATACTGAATTAGTATTAAATGGCTGGGTAATAGACCATAACAATGACAAGAAAAAAAATGGACAAGAATATATTTCGCCATTGAAATTTTATGAGAAATGTGGTTTTAGAATTTTAAGAGATGTAAGACTTGAACTTGATAAAATTTCAGCAGTAAAAATAAAATGGCAAAAATAA
- a CDS encoding STM3941 family protein, producing MMHKIEIPSSKLKLILMLIGASIFIVGSYYQFQYPERFISPRFRSVEFIKAIGLLMLVFCSSAWIYIPIKLFDKKPGLILDENGIYDNSSAVSVGLILWKDIESIRVEKIKSTKMLIVNIHNPEKYIDRSNRFKKVLLNLNTKLYGTPLTIGLAGLKYNRKRLEKLIIQNYELYKEKPNH from the coding sequence ATGATGCATAAAATTGAAATTCCATCCAGCAAACTTAAACTTATTTTAATGCTGATTGGGGCATCTATTTTTATCGTAGGCAGTTATTATCAATTTCAATACCCCGAACGATTTATTTCGCCTAGATTTAGAAGTGTTGAGTTTATTAAAGCAATAGGATTATTAATGCTTGTTTTTTGTAGCTCAGCTTGGATTTATATTCCAATAAAATTATTTGACAAAAAGCCAGGGTTGATACTGGATGAAAATGGAATTTATGACAATTCTAGTGCCGTAAGTGTTGGATTGATATTATGGAAAGACATTGAATCAATTCGGGTCGAAAAAATAAAATCGACAAAAATGTTAATAGTAAATATCCATAATCCTGAAAAATATATTGACCGCTCAAATAGATTTAAAAAAGTGCTTCTAAATTTAAATACAAAATTATACGGAACCCCCTTAACGATTGGGTTGGCAGGATTAAAATATAATCGCAAAAGGCTCGAAAAATTAATTATTCAAAATTATGAGCTTTATAAAGAAAAGCCGAACCACTAA
- a CDS encoding S1 family peptidase, whose product MIPTSIIFRTIHIRRNGSTGTAFVLDVDNKQYYITARHVIEGVVTGDTIEINYQKTWNNHKVIIIGHSQHSDISVFAVPTGKVRGETLEVSSNDIYHGQDLYFLGFPYGLQSDIANLNSDFPIPFIKKGILSNFLLENPQKILFLDGLNNPGFSGGPVVYFHQQTQTFKLAGIISGYRFEITNAMHQNQDIDIQIKTNTGIIISYGIEAALELIYNNPIGADI is encoded by the coding sequence ATGATACCAACAAGCATAATATTTCGAACAATTCATATTAGAAGAAATGGCTCAACAGGAACTGCATTTGTTCTTGATGTTGACAATAAACAATACTACATCACTGCTCGACACGTCATTGAAGGAGTTGTTACGGGAGATACGATTGAAATTAATTACCAAAAAACATGGAATAATCACAAAGTAATTATTATCGGACATTCACAACATTCAGACATTTCAGTGTTTGCAGTACCAACGGGAAAAGTTAGAGGTGAAACTTTAGAGGTGAGTTCTAACGATATTTATCATGGTCAAGATTTATATTTTTTAGGATTCCCATACGGACTGCAGTCTGATATAGCTAATTTAAACTCTGATTTTCCTATCCCTTTTATTAAGAAAGGTATACTTTCAAACTTTTTACTTGAAAACCCGCAAAAAATTTTATTTTTAGATGGATTAAATAATCCAGGATTTTCTGGTGGACCTGTTGTTTACTTTCATCAGCAGACACAAACGTTTAAACTTGCAGGAATAATTTCTGGTTATCGTTTTGAAATTACAAATGCTATGCATCAAAACCAAGATATTGATATTCAAATAAAAACAAATACAGGAATTATTATTTCATATGGAATCGAAGCAGCACTTGAATTAATCTACAATAACCCAATCGGTGCAGACATATAA